CGGAAGCCGGTGATCTGCGTGCCGTTCTTGGGGAGCAGGTCCGCGGGTTCCGGGCGGAGCCTTTCCAGGGTGCCGCGCGGGCCCAGGGCGTCACCCTCGACCAGGGTCTCCACATGCAGGTCGGCCGGTGCCTCGGCGAGGCGACGGACCAGCCGCTTGGCCCAGCTCAGCGGATAGCCCTGCTCGGGTGCGGGGATCTCCACGGACGTGCGCAGTCTGCCGGTCCGCAGATCGGCGCCGACGGTGAGCAGACCGGGCGCCTCCTCGACGCGCAGCTGTGCCTGCAACCGCCCTTCCAGGCACAGCTGGTCGGCCAGCTGGATCCGGCGGGTGCCGTGATCGGTGCCGCGTCTGACGCGCTGCGCGGGCAGCACTTTCTGGCCGAGTTCGCCACCGAGCCTGAGGCACACCTGACGGATGAGCCGCTCCCAGCTCTCGACGACCTCAAGGGCCCGTGGGTCGCCCTGGCAGAGGGTCTCGTCGTTGATGCCGTTGCGTACCGGCACCCAGGAGGAGCCCATGTTCTGGAAGCCGTGGCAGCCGGAGTTCTCGTGCTGGAGATAGTGCAGCAGTTCCTGGAGCAGCCAGGTGCGCGCCGCGTTGCCGACCCCTTCGTGCCGGATCAGCAGCTGTGCCTGATGGGCCACCTCGGCCCAGGAGAGATGCCAGAGCGCCACCTGGTGCTTGCGCCGCCGGTCGATCCGGACGTCGACCAGGGGGGTGCCCTCCAGCGCGACGTCGTTCGACAAGGTGATCACGGCTTCGTAGCCGCGGCGGGCGGCGATGTCCATGTAGGCCTGGACCTGGTCGGCCTTGAGAGCGTTGCCGTTCGTCTTGGTCTCGACGAGCGCCGTCCACAACTTGCCGGCCCGCTCGATACGGATCACTCCGTCGGGCCGCCGGGGCGTGTCACCGTGCGGCAGGGACACCTCGGTGAAGGTCTCCATACGGCCCGAGGGCGCGCCGAACGCGGCGGTGAGCCGTCGTCCGAACCGCGGTACCTGGGTCATCACCGACAGCAGCACCGAGGTGGCGCGCATCTCCCGGTCCCGGTCGCTCTTGAGCGCGGAGAGCGGAAAGAGCCTGGCGGGACGCCAGGAGTCGTTCTCCCCGAGGGACTTCTGCGGAGCGCTGGGCGGGGCCGCCCGCTTCTTGGCGGTGCGCGGCCGGGCGGCCGGTCTGCGCGGCCTGGTCTCGTCGGCGGTTCGGCGGGGAGCCGGTACGGCGTTCAGGGTCTCGGCCGGATCCGGCTCGGGGACCGAGTGCGAGGGCGGGCCGGCCGGCTCGCCGTTCCCGGCCGGTTCCGGCGTCGCCGCGGGCGCCGTACCGGCCGCGTCCTCGTCGGCGGCCTCCGCCTCGTCGTCGATGTCGACCCCGAAGTCCGTCGCCAGGCCGGCCAGCCCCGCCGCGTAGCCCTGTCCGACGGCTCGGAACTTCCACTGGCCTTCGCGGCGGTACAGCTCGCCGAAGATGATCGCGCTCACCTTGCCGGGGTCGTCGACGGCGAAGCGGAGGAGGTTCTCGCCCACCGCGTCGGACAGGGTCACCCGCAGGTCGTCCAGTTCCCCGAAGTGCGCGTCGCCGTAGCGGCTCGCGGCCACGACGACACGGTCGACCTCGGGCGGCACCACGGTCAGGTCGAAGCTGATCCGGTCCTCGTTGCCGTCCTCGGTGGGCGTCTTGTCCAGCAGGTGCACGCTGCCGTCGGCGGCCACCGGGTTGTTGTAGAAGTAGAAGTCCGCGTCGCTGCGGACCTTGCCGTTCGGGCCCAGAAGTAAGACGGACACATCGGCGTCGCCGTCCCCCGCCGGACTGCTCCAGCCCAGGCTGACGATCACCGAACCGGTGTTCTCACTCAGCGCCGACAGGGCAGCATTGGACCCCTTGGTCATTTCGCGCACGAGATTCCCCCCAGGAACCGCATCCCCCAAGACCGCCACGCAATGTGACGTGTCACACACGGACACAGTAGTACCGGCAGCTCGCACGCGTTACCGTTCCCGTCGAAACGGGCCGGTCGCGGAACGCCCGTCCCGCAGGACCATTGCCGCGGCAAACCCACGTTGAGTAACCTGTGTTCGTTATTCCGATCGCCTGTTGAAATCTCGAACAACGTCTACGATGCTCGACAGGCTCCGCACTCCGACAGACACCTCATAGGGAGGGGGCCGAACGTGGGACGTCTCGTACCCGCAGTGACCCGGGCTCTCGACATCCTCGAGCTCTTCCTCGACGGCGACGGCACGCTCTCCGCCCCGGACATCGTGCGCAAGCTCCAGCTGCCGCGCACCACCGTGCACGAACTGGTGACCACGCTCGCCGCGCGCTCGTACATCGTCCCGGTCCAGGGTCAGCCGGGACGCTACCGGCTCGGCGTACGCCCGTACCAGCTCGGCAGCCGTTACGCCGAGCAACTCGACCTCGCCGCCGAGGGCCAGCAGGTCGCCCGCTCGGTCGCCGAGACCTGCGACGAGACCGTCCACGTGGCCATCCTCGAGGGCACCGACGTCATCTACATCGCGAAGGTCGACTCCACGCACGCGGTGCGCATGGTGTCCGCCGCCGGCCGCCGGCTGCCCGCCCACTGCACCTCCGTCGGCAAGATGCTGCTGGCCTCGCTGCCCGAGCCGGAGCTGAGCTCCCGTATCCCGGACGACGCCGGCCTGGCCGCGATGACTCCGAACAGCATCACCGACCCGGGCGCCTTGCGCGAGGCCCTCGCCGAGATCCGTGAGCGGGGTCTCGCGGTGGAGCGCCGCGAGTCCAACCCGGACGTCTCCTGCGTGGCCGCCCCGGTCCGCGACCGCACCGGCCGGGTCGTCGCCGCGCTGTCGATCTCGGTGCCGATGATCCGCTGGAGCGAGGACCGCCGCGAGGAGCTGGAGCAGCTCGCCGCCAAGGGCGCCGTCGAGCTGTCCGAGCGCCTGGGCCACCGGAGCGTGGGATGACCGCGAAGACCTACGCCTACGAGGTCGCCGTCCGCGCCGAGGCGACCCTCGGCGAGGGCCCGACCTGGGACGCGGCGGCCGGCCGGCTGCTCTGGCTGGACATCCTGGGCGCCCGCCTGCACAGCTACGACCCGGCGACCGGGAACCGCACGGTCCGCGTCACCGACCAGCACGGCGGCGCCGCGAAGCCGCGCGCGAACGGCGGCCTGGTGCTCAACCTGCGCGACGGCGTGGCCCTCCTCGACCCGGACGACACCTTCCACTGGCTCCACCACGAGCCGGTGCCGGGCCGCCGCGCCAACGACGCGGCGATCGCCCCCGACGGCTCCCTCTGGGCCGGCACCATGCGCTACGACGAGGCCCCCGGCGGCGGCACCCTGTCCCGCTTCACGGCCGACGGCACGGCGGAAACGGTCCTCGACGACGTCGCGGTCAGCAACGGCACCGGCTGGAGCCCCGACGGCCGCCTGATGTACTACATCGACTCCCCGACCCGCCGGGTCGACGTCTTCGACCACGAGGCGGGGCAGGTCTCCAACCGCCGCCCCTTCGCCGAGATCGAGGACGGCGCCGGCTTCCCCGACGGCCTCACGATCGACGCGGACGGCTGCGTGTGGGTGGCCCTGTGGGACGGTGGAGCGGTCCGCCGCTACACCCCGGAGGGCACCCTGGACCGCGTGATCACCCTGCCGACCCCAAGGGTCACGGCGTGCGCGTTCGGCGGCACGGATTTGACGGACCTGTACATCACGACGGCGAGGGTGGGGCTGGCGGCCCCGCATCCGGTGGCAGGCTCACTGCTGGTGGTACCGGGCGCAGGAAAGGGATTGCGGCACCCTGCATTCGCCGGATGACCGCATGTCCCCAAGGGGCGCGGGGAACTGCGCGACCAGCCCCCACCCACCCGCCCCCGACGCACTACTGAATCCCCGCCACCTTCAACTCCTCAGCAGTCAAAGGCGGCTCAGTAAGCGTCGGCTTCAACGGCCCCACCAACGCCCCCAGCAACACAGAAGGCGCCAACAACACCTCCGCCCGCCGCTCCAACGACGTCACATCAGTGACCCGGCGAGCGATCCGCCCGTTCCCCGTGGCCGCGTACATCAGCCGATCCACGTACGCGGCCACGAGCCGGTCCCGCCCCGTGGGCCCGTCCTCCGTCGCCCCGGGACAGAACACGTCCTGCCCGGTCGCCAGATCCCACGCCGCCCCCACCGGCCGGGCCACCGCCTTCTGTACCCGACGGGACACCCCCGGCGCCCCCCACCCGTATCGCCGTACGACATCCCGAAGGATCACCGCGCTCTGCGCCCCCACGGCCAGCCCATGCCCGTAGACGGGGTTGTACGCGGCCAGCGCGTCCCCGAGGACGGTGAAGTTGTCCGGCCACGCCCGCATCCGCTCGTAGAAGTACCGTCGGTTGACGGTCGTGCGGGTGAACGCCACGTCCGACAACGGCTCGGCGCGCGCGAGGAGTTGGCCGATCAGCGGGTGCCGCAGCTCCTCGCGGGCGAAGCGGACGAAGTCGTCGCCGGAGGCGTTCGCGGAGGTCGGTTCGCCGCCGCGGGTGCCGTTGAGGGTGACGATCCAGCGGCCGTTCTCGATGGGCAGCAGGAAGCCCGCGCGGCCGGGACCTTCGGCGCGGGCGTCGGACTGGACGTTGACGACCGGGAAGCCGTCACGGGCCTGTTCGGGGGCCAGGTACAGCCGGCTCGCGTAGGCGAGGCCGGAGTCGACCTCGCGCTGTTCCGGCGCCGGAAGGCCGAGGTCGGCGAGCCAGCGCGGCGCCCTTGAGCCGCGTCCGCTCGCGTCGACGACCAGCCCGGCGTCGAGGACCCGCTCCTGCCCGTCGCGCCCGCGCACCCGGACGCCGGTGACCGCCTCGGACGTGCCGGCCAGCCCCAACGCCTCGGTCCCGTCGAGGAGTTCGACGCGTTCGTCGGCGAGGACCCGGGCGCGGAGCGTCGCGTCGAGGAGATCGCGTCCGGCGAGGATGACGTGGTGCGACTCCGGCCAGCGGCGGAACCAGCCGTGTGCCGACAGGACGACCATGTCCGTGGTGACCGGCGCCCGGCGGGCCCCGGCGGCGCGGAGTTCCCCGGTGGCGCCGGGCAGCAGCTCCTCCAGGGCGTGCACACCGCCCGACCACAGCATGTGGGCGTGCCGGGCCTGGGGCAGCCCCTTGCGGGGCGCGGGTGCCACGGGCAGTTCGTCGCGTTCCACGACGACGACCCGCTCGGCGAGCCCGGCCAGGGCGGCGGCCACGAGCATGCCCGTGTGCGACCCCCCGAGCACCACAGCGACTCCGAGCGCCTCTGGGGAAGATCTATCACTCATGCGTGGACATGCTCTCTGCCGGGACGGCCGCGCGGGCGCGCACCGCCTTGATCTCCTCGGGCTTGCGCAGGGCCTGGGACACGGCCTGGATCTCCTGCAACAGGTAGGTGGTGTCGGGGGCGCTGGTGCCGCCGCCGTCGGGGGAGCGCCGCTCGGCCTCCACCGCGTCCAGGATCGTCACGGCGGCGGCCAGGGCCTGAGCGCGGCCGGGCGTGAGGCCGAGGGCGCGGGCGGCGTCGTAGGACCGGGTGCGCAGGTCCTCGTCGAGGCGGCGGGCGAGTTGGAGGAGCGTGTCGCGGATGAACGTCTCGCGGCGGATGAGGCGCATCTCGGGGGTCGCCCGCAGACCGAGGGGTTCGCGGCCGCCGGCGACGGTCCGCATGAGGCGGGCCAGCGGGGCCAGGCCGCGGTGGCGGCGGCGGACCAGCCAGCGCTCCTGGAGGTACTGGCCGGCGTGCGGCACGATGAAGCCGACCGCGACGAAGGTGGCGGCGATGCAGGCGGCCGACGGCGCGACGTTGGTGTTCAGCCAGTCCAGGTCGTGGCCGGTCCAACGGGCCACCACGGCCGTGAGTTTGGCCGCGCTGAAGAGCAGGTTCGTCCCGAAGCCGACGCCGAGGAAGCGCAGTCCCCAGCGCAGCCAGGCGTCGAGGCCGTCGGTGCGGATCCAGTTCCACACCAGCCGGGACGTGATGAGGCTGGCCACGGCGTGCGCGGTCAGGTAGAGGAGGATCAGCTCCCGCATGAACGGCGTGGAGGCGTAGTAGGTGTCCAGGTCCCGGATCTGTTCCACGGGCACGTCGGCGAGCGCGAACAGGATCCACAGCGCGGCGACGACGGCCGCGTAGGCGGCGACCACCCAGCGGGTCGCGCGGCGCGTCTGGGCATGGCGTTCGGTACGGCCGTTGCGCCAGTGCACGACCAGCAGCAGCCAGGACGCGCACAGCGCGGTGAGCAGCGAGTAGACCCAGGGCGCGGCGATGTTGGGGACGCCGGTGACCCGGTTGGTCCAGGCGATGGTGGAGGGGGCCGCGAAGACGAACACCGCGCAGGCGAACAGCAGCAGCCCGCCGACGGCCCGCAGCAGCGGGTCCCGCCACAGCTTGAGGATGCTGGGCAGTTTGATCGCCAGGGCCGCGGTCAGC
This DNA window, taken from Streptomyces sp. NBC_00663, encodes the following:
- a CDS encoding MAB_1171c family putative transporter, with product MYVSFWLPTAVLTAALAIKLPSILKLWRDPLLRAVGGLLLFACAVFVFAAPSTIAWTNRVTGVPNIAAPWVYSLLTALCASWLLLVVHWRNGRTERHAQTRRATRWVVAAYAAVVAALWILFALADVPVEQIRDLDTYYASTPFMRELILLYLTAHAVASLITSRLVWNWIRTDGLDAWLRWGLRFLGVGFGTNLLFSAAKLTAVVARWTGHDLDWLNTNVAPSAACIAATFVAVGFIVPHAGQYLQERWLVRRRHRGLAPLARLMRTVAGGREPLGLRATPEMRLIRRETFIRDTLLQLARRLDEDLRTRSYDAARALGLTPGRAQALAAAVTILDAVEAERRSPDGGGTSAPDTTYLLQEIQAVSQALRKPEEIKAVRARAAVPAESMSTHE
- a CDS encoding SMP-30/gluconolactonase/LRE family protein, which gives rise to MTAKTYAYEVAVRAEATLGEGPTWDAAAGRLLWLDILGARLHSYDPATGNRTVRVTDQHGGAAKPRANGGLVLNLRDGVALLDPDDTFHWLHHEPVPGRRANDAAIAPDGSLWAGTMRYDEAPGGGTLSRFTADGTAETVLDDVAVSNGTGWSPDGRLMYYIDSPTRRVDVFDHEAGQVSNRRPFAEIEDGAGFPDGLTIDADGCVWVALWDGGAVRRYTPEGTLDRVITLPTPRVTACAFGGTDLTDLYITTARVGLAAPHPVAGSLLVVPGAGKGLRHPAFAG
- a CDS encoding TerD family protein, producing MTKGSNAALSALSENTGSVIVSLGWSSPAGDGDADVSVLLLGPNGKVRSDADFYFYNNPVAADGSVHLLDKTPTEDGNEDRISFDLTVVPPEVDRVVVAASRYGDAHFGELDDLRVTLSDAVGENLLRFAVDDPGKVSAIIFGELYRREGQWKFRAVGQGYAAGLAGLATDFGVDIDDEAEAADEDAAGTAPAATPEPAGNGEPAGPPSHSVPEPDPAETLNAVPAPRRTADETRPRRPAARPRTAKKRAAPPSAPQKSLGENDSWRPARLFPLSALKSDRDREMRATSVLLSVMTQVPRFGRRLTAAFGAPSGRMETFTEVSLPHGDTPRRPDGVIRIERAGKLWTALVETKTNGNALKADQVQAYMDIAARRGYEAVITLSNDVALEGTPLVDVRIDRRRKHQVALWHLSWAEVAHQAQLLIRHEGVGNAARTWLLQELLHYLQHENSGCHGFQNMGSSWVPVRNGINDETLCQGDPRALEVVESWERLIRQVCLRLGGELGQKVLPAQRVRRGTDHGTRRIQLADQLCLEGRLQAQLRVEEAPGLLTVGADLRTGRLRTSVEIPAPEQGYPLSWAKRLVRRLAEAPADLHVETLVEGDALGPRGTLERLRPEPADLLPKNGTQITGFRLSLLKGMGSTRGNTESGFIRSVDDAVHRFYTSVVVHLDGPVARRTPLPSKSDVAR
- a CDS encoding NAD(P)/FAD-dependent oxidoreductase, whose translation is MSDRSSPEALGVAVVLGGSHTGMLVAAALAGLAERVVVVERDELPVAPAPRKGLPQARHAHMLWSGGVHALEELLPGATGELRAAGARRAPVTTDMVVLSAHGWFRRWPESHHVILAGRDLLDATLRARVLADERVELLDGTEALGLAGTSEAVTGVRVRGRDGQERVLDAGLVVDASGRGSRAPRWLADLGLPAPEQREVDSGLAYASRLYLAPEQARDGFPVVNVQSDARAEGPGRAGFLLPIENGRWIVTLNGTRGGEPTSANASGDDFVRFAREELRHPLIGQLLARAEPLSDVAFTRTTVNRRYFYERMRAWPDNFTVLGDALAAYNPVYGHGLAVGAQSAVILRDVVRRYGWGAPGVSRRVQKAVARPVGAAWDLATGQDVFCPGATEDGPTGRDRLVAAYVDRLMYAATGNGRIARRVTDVTSLERRAEVLLAPSVLLGALVGPLKPTLTEPPLTAEELKVAGIQ
- a CDS encoding IclR family transcriptional regulator, giving the protein MGRLVPAVTRALDILELFLDGDGTLSAPDIVRKLQLPRTTVHELVTTLAARSYIVPVQGQPGRYRLGVRPYQLGSRYAEQLDLAAEGQQVARSVAETCDETVHVAILEGTDVIYIAKVDSTHAVRMVSAAGRRLPAHCTSVGKMLLASLPEPELSSRIPDDAGLAAMTPNSITDPGALREALAEIRERGLAVERRESNPDVSCVAAPVRDRTGRVVAALSISVPMIRWSEDRREELEQLAAKGAVELSERLGHRSVG